The genomic stretch TGGCGGCCTACGGGCTGAAAGAATCCGGGCTGGAGCGCCTGATCCATGCTACCTACTCCCTGCTGGGGCTGGTGTCCTTTCTGACCTACAGTGAGGTGGAGTGCCGTGCCTGGACGATTCGTCGCGGCACCAACGCCTTGAAAGCGGCCGGCGCCATTCATACGGATCTCGAACGCGGGTTTATCAAGGCGGAAGTGGTGCCCTGGAAGGATCTGGCGGAATGGGGCAGCATCGCCGCGGCCCGCGAGCATGGGCGGTTGCGCCTCGAGGGCAAGGAATACATTGTCGAAGATGGCGACGTGATTTATTTTCGCCATAGCGGATAACGATGGAAGCGGAAATCACACATCGAATGTGGATCAGCGTCGGCCTGGGGCTGACGGCGGCGGCGGCCAACACGCTGGGCGGGGCGATCATCGTCTGGCGGCATTGGTCGCGCGAGTACCTGAAGTATTTTATCGCGCTGGGGGCTGGCTTCATGCTGGCCACGGCCATGATCGAGATGCTCCCTGAAAGCTTTCGGTTGGTGGGCGAGCGGAGCATGGTGCTGGCGCTGGTTGGCTATTTTTTGGTGCACCTCTTCGAACATACGCTTACCCCGCACTTCCACTTTGGCGAAGAGACGCATACCGAGCACGTGGTTGCGCCAGCCGTCAGCCTGAGCGCTTGGATGGGCCTGGCGATCCACGCGTTCTTTGACGGGGTGGCGATTGCTTCCGGATTTATTGTCTCGTCCTGGCTCGGCTGGGTAATTTTCGTTGCCGTGTTCCTGCACAAAATCCCGGAAGGGTTCACCCTTGCGTCGTTGATGGTGGCGAGCGGCCGAAGCCGTTCGACCGGATTCTTCTCCGCTCTTTCGCTCGGTGTGGCGACCCTCACGGGAGTGCTCTTGATGGCTTGGGTGCGCCCGGCGGTGAGTTATGGTTTGCCGCTTTCGGCCGGGGTAGCGATTTACGTAGCGGCCAGCGATTTGATGCCGGAAGTCAACCGCGAGCCGGGGGTCAAGATGGCGGTGGTGGTGTTCATCGGGCTGGCGCTGCTGCTTCTGCTGAAGCGACTGGCGCCGATCTAAGACATGCTTCGAGCACGCTCCATTCTTCTTGTGGCTACCCTCCTGCCGGCATTTTCAACGGATTCCCGGGCGATCTCGCCGGAACAATTTCAATATTCCGGCTACGTCAACGATTTTGCCCGGGTGATTGACCGGGAAAGCGCGCGGCGGCTGGAAGAGCTTTGCGCGGAGGTGGACCGGAAAACGGGCGCGCAGATTGCCATTGTCACGATTGCGTCACTTGAAGGCGAATCCATCGAAGATTTCACGAACCGGCTGGCGATTCGCTGGGGCGTCGGGCACAGGGGTGATAACCGCGGCTTGATGATTCTTCTAGCCATAGGCGATCGCCGGTCACGTATCGAGGTCGGTTACGGGCTGGAGCCCATCTTGCCGGATGGCCGCGTCGGAAGCATCCAGCGGGAATGGCGGCCGCTCCTCCGCAGCGGAAACTATGGCGCCGCTCTGCTTCAAGCCACTTCCCAAATCGCTGAGATCATTGCACGGGACAGAGGCGCCCGTCTGGACTACCAGTCGCCGGGCCGTATTCGGGTTCCCCGTGAAGAGCCGGAAGGGCCCAGGTGGCTGGGAGTCCTTGCTTTCCTGATCTTCCTTTTGCTTGTGGGCGGCGGGGGAGGAATCGGATGGTTGTTCTGGCTGCTCCTTGGCGGCTCCGCCCGGCGAGGGCAGCGGGGTGGATGGTTTGGGGGCGGCACCGGCGGGGGATGGAGCG from Candidatus Acidiferrales bacterium encodes the following:
- a CDS encoding ZIP family metal transporter codes for the protein MEAEITHRMWISVGLGLTAAAANTLGGAIIVWRHWSREYLKYFIALGAGFMLATAMIEMLPESFRLVGERSMVLALVGYFLVHLFEHTLTPHFHFGEETHTEHVVAPAVSLSAWMGLAIHAFFDGVAIASGFIVSSWLGWVIFVAVFLHKIPEGFTLASLMVASGRSRSTGFFSALSLGVATLTGVLLMAWVRPAVSYGLPLSAGVAIYVAASDLMPEVNREPGVKMAVVVFIGLALLLLLKRLAPI
- a CDS encoding TPM domain-containing protein, producing MLRARSILLVATLLPAFSTDSRAISPEQFQYSGYVNDFARVIDRESARRLEELCAEVDRKTGAQIAIVTIASLEGESIEDFTNRLAIRWGVGHRGDNRGLMILLAIGDRRSRIEVGYGLEPILPDGRVGSIQREWRPLLRSGNYGAALLQATSQIAEIIARDRGARLDYQSPGRIRVPREEPEGPRWLGVLAFLIFLLLVGGGGGIGWLFWLLLGGSARRGQRGGWFGGGTGGGWSGGGGFGGFGGGSFGGGGASGSW